The following is a genomic window from Bacillus sp. V2I10.
CTCCAATATTGAGTATTTTATTTGGTTTTTTGCCAGGCAGAAAGAAGCCTGAGAAGCAATTAGCTGCATAAGTATAATGAATGAATAAAACCGCTTGAGCCTTCAAGCGGTTTTTTCCATTTTGGACAGGCATCTTATCCAATGATCATTTCTTCAAACAGCCTCTGAAGTTCTCTCGTAACAGGACCTGGCACCCCTTCCCCAACTTTCAGGGAGTTAATCTCCGTTACAGGGATGACTTCACTGGTTGTTGATGTAATAAACGCTTCATCAAGATTTACAAGATCATCTGCTTCGATCATTTCTTCGATTAGCGTTAAACCATTTTTTTCACACAGCTCAACGACCTTCATTCGTGTGATGCCATTTAAAATCAAGTTATTAGCAGGATGAGTATAAATCACACCGTTCCTTATTCCGTAAAAATTGGATGAAGAGCCTTCTGTTATATGCTCGCCCCTGTGCAGCAGAGCCTCATATGCCCCATTTTCAAAAGCTTCCTGCTTGGCAAGGACATTCCCAAGCAAATTCAAACTTTTAATGTCACATCGTAGCCAGCGGACATCCTCCATCAAATGCAATTTAATTCCTTTTTCCTGCTCTGCTGCAGGTTTTGAACAGGGAATTGGATAGGCCACAATTTGAGGCTTAACGTCTTGCCCGGGAAAAAGGTGCTTCCTCCCTGTTACGCCCCGTGTAATTTGCATATAGACCGCACCATTCTGCACTTGATTTTTCCGAAGCAGCTCATTAAGCATCACCGTTAATTCCTCTGCTGTATTCTGCAGCACAATTTTAATCTCTTTTGCACTTCTTACAAATCGCTCCATGTGCTCTTTCATCGCAAAAAATGAGCCATTATATACTCTGATAACCTCGTACACACCATCCCCGAATTGATATCCTCTATCCTCAAAATCAATAGATACTTCGTTTTTCTGTTTAAATTCACCGTTTAAAAGTATGTACATATAAAAGCTCCTTTGTTTAGATTGAAGGCTGTTTCAAAAATAAATCGGATCGAATAAATGAGATTGAATGAAAAACTTCCTCTCCCTATGTTATGATGAAACACGCTGGTCTGTAAAATGGTTTTACAATTTTATTTGAATTTTTAGCAGATTTAAGTTGAAATTTCTTTTCCTGTCCATTATTATGAAATTAGCCAGAAACACAACATATTGATATTTAATTAAAACTACAATACTACATATTGAAAAACAACAGCAAGTAAAGGTGCCAATTTATTGGCTTAAAAGGGAATCCGGTGCAAATCCGGAACTGTCCCCGCAACTGTAAGTGTGACGAACTGAGATTACCACTGTACGAGATTGAAGTATGGGAAGGACTCAGCACAGAATGATCACAAGTCAGGAGACCTGCCATTTGATTGCTAGATAGTTTCGAATTCTTCGGGGACTGAGGAGATGAAACGATGGTTAATAACAGGACTGCTTGCACCCTTTTATTCTATCGTTTGATCCGCTCATGATCCTATGAGCGGATTTTTTTTAGACATAAAAATTCAGCTCCCCGTTCAGAACCAGGAGCTGACAAGGGCGCTTGCGCTTCTTTATTATTTTTTTAGGAGGATGTCAAATGGCAACCACAATGGCAACTATTATTTTTAATGAACTGACACTTGAAAAATCCCCATTTTCAGAAATACGGATTAAGAACTTCATAGATGAAATCGGACACGACTTCAAAGAGCTTGACCTGGATGATTACAGCACAAGAATCATCCAAAGCATCGAAGGCCGCAGCGAATACACAACATCCCAAATCTCCAATCTCCTTATTCTCGAAGGCCTCTCCAATATTAGTGAGCTTGAGCCTCAATGGACTTACTTTTGTGCTCGCATTTATCTAAGAAAGCTTTATAAGGAAGCTGCATTCAACCGCAATCAGCATAATGGATATGATTCGTTTCTGAACCTGATCAAAACACTCACTGATAAGGGCATATACAGTCCGCATTTGCTTAACGCTTATTCACATGAAGAAATAGAAAGCCTCTCATCCATCATTCAGCCGGAAAAAGACAAGCTGTTTACATATATTGGACTTCGCACTCTGTCTGACCGCTATTTAGCAAGAGATTTTGATAAAAAAGTATTTGAATTGCCTCAGGAACGTTATCTGGTCATTGCCATGACACTAATGGCCAATGAAAAGACAGAGCATCGTCTGCAGCTTGTCAAAGAAGCTTACTGGGCACTCAGCAATTTGTACATGACCGTTGCTACACCGACGCTTTCAAATGCCGGCAAGCCTGTTGGCCAGCTGTCGAGCTGTTTTATAGATACAGTAGATGATAGTCTGCAAGGAATCTTTGACAGCAATACAGATATTGCAAATCTTTCAAAGTCAGGCGGAGGCATTGGAGTTTATTTAGGAAAAATCCGCAGCCGCGGAAGTGACATCAAAGGCTTTAAAGGGGTCTCATCCGGTGTAATCCCATGGATGAAGCAGCTGAATAATACGGCAGTAAGCGTAGATCAGCTCGGTCAAAGAAAAGGAGCAATCGCTGTCTATTTGGATGTGTGGCATAAAGATATCTTTTCATTCCTGGATTCAAAGCTGAATAATGGCGATGAACGTTTAAGAACTCACGATTTATTTACAGGTGTCTGCTTGCCGGATCTTTTCATGGAGCAGGCGGAAAACCGCGGCGACTGGCATTTATTTGATCCGCATGAAGTCCGTAAAGTGATGGGGTATTCCTTAGAAGATTTCTATGATGAAGGAAAAGGCTTCGGCTCGTTCCGCGATAAGTATTGGGAATGCGTTAATCATCCTGATCTATCTAAACAAACCGTACCTGCTATTGAAATTATGAAAGGCATCATGAAAGGCCAGCTTGAATCAGGCACCCCATTCATGTTTTATCGTGATGAAGTAAACCGCAGCAATCCGAATTCACATAAAGGCATGGTCTATTGCAGCAATCTATGTACAGAAATCACTCAGAATCAGAGTGCAACGACTATGGATGAGCAATTCACAGAAGACGGCAAAATCATCACCGTTAAAACGCCGGGGGACTTTGTTGTCTGTAATCTGTCATCTATTAATCTGGCAAGAGCTGCGGGTGATGAAGTGCTGGAGCGCCTTATTACCATCCAGGTCAGAATGCTCGATAACGTGATTGATCTCAATGACATACCTGTGATGCAGGCTAAACTCACCAATCAGAAATACCGCGCAGTGGGCCTTGGAACATTCGGATGGCATCACCTGCTTGCTTTAAAACGTCTGAAATGGGAAGACGAAGAAGCCGTACAGTATGCTGACAAATTATATGAAGAGATTGCCTTTTACACGATCCAGGCAAGTATGAAGCTTGCTGCTGAAAAAGGAGCCTATCCAGTTTTTGAGGGATCAAAATGGCATACCGGAGAGTATTTCGAAAGCAGAGATTACACATCCGAAAATATGCCATGGGATGAATTAAAACAGCAGGTAATGGAAAAAGGGCTTCGCAACGGCTACTTAATGGCGGTGGCGCCAAATGCTTCAACCTCCATTCTTGCAGGCAGTACAGCGAGCATCGATCCAATTTTCCAAAAAATGTACTCTGAAGAGAAAAAGGATTATAAAATACCTGTTACTGCTCCAGATTTAAATGCCGAAACCACATGGTACTACAAGTCAGCCTATTTTATTGATCAAATGTGGAGCATCAGGCAAAATGCCGCAAGACAAAAGCATATTGATCAATCGGTTTCGTTTAATTTTTATGTACAGAACACGATAAAAGCAAAAGAATTGCTGAACTTGCACCTATCAGCCTGGAAGGCAGGTTTAAAGACCACCTATTATGTCCGGTCTACTTCAAGTGCCATAGAAGACTGTGAGTCTTGCGCTAGCTAAAAGGAGAGAAAAATCATGACACATTCATTGAAAGCAAGGTCAATTATGGATGCCGGGGCACCAAACAAGTCCACAGCCATTATTAACGGCAGCAGCTCCAATGTATTGAATTGGGACGACGTTTCCTATCCCTGGGCTTACGCAAAATATAAAAAAATGCTGGCAAACTTCTGGACACCATTTGAAATTAATATGTCCGGCGATATTAAGCAGTTCCCCCAATTATCACAAGAAGAGCAGGATGCTTTTCTGAAAATCATCGGTCTGCTGGCACTGCTTGACAGCATCCAGACCGATTATGCAGGAAAGGTCTCAGAATATATAACAGATTCAAGCATTAACGCATTGATGATTATGCTCGCACAGCAGGAAGTCATCCATAATCATTCATACTCTTATGTTCTGTCAAGCATTGTTCCGAAGCACGTGCAGGATGAAGTATTTGAATATTGGAGAAGCGAACCTATTTTAAGAAAGCGGAACGAGTTTGTCACGAATGGGTATCAGGACTTTGCCGAGGATCCCAATGTCAGCAATCTTCTTAAATCCATTGTGTATGATGTCATTCTTGAAGGTCTGTTTTTTTACTCAGGTTTTGCTTATTTCTACAACCTTGCCCGCAATCAAAAAATGGTCGCTACAAGCACGATGATTAACTACATTAACCGTGATGAACAAATACACGTAGATTTGTTTGTGAAAATCTTCAAAGAAGTGCTGCGAGAGTACCCGGAATATCATACAGAGGAACTCGCAGCTTTTGTCAAAGAAACCTTTATGGAAGCTGCTGCTCTTGAAATTGAGTGGGGACGCTTTATCATAGGCAATAAAATAGACGGAATTCATATGAAGGACGTTGAGGATTATATAAAATTTTATGCAAATGTCAGGTGCAATCAGCTTGGCTTTGACCGCCCATTTGAGGAAAACCGGACCAATCCGCTGAAGTGGATTAAAGCTTATGAAGAAGTAGATCTCGGAAAGTCTGATTTCTTTGAGCAAAAATCACGGCAGTATACGAAAGTTAACTCCATCGACAACGGATTTGATGACCTGTAACCTATAACAAAACGAATGAACCGTCTATTGCAGGCGGTTTATTTTTTGCCGTAAATAAAAAGTGATACAAAATCATTTTATATCCGTTATCCTATATACGATGAATGACATCTCCAGCGTTTCAAATCGCGGCTATTGATGATATCCTTTAATTTATGAAAGTCTGATCAAATTAGAGGAGATTGGGAGATGACAGGAAACGACGACGCTTTATTGTACGAAAGAATCCGCAATAAAGATAAAGATGCTCTTGAAATCATGTACGATCGTTACGAAAAGCTGCTATTTTCTTTTGCCTGCCGCAAATAACAATCAAAAGAGGATACGGTGTACCGTACTCTCTCTTTCATTTGCCCAAACAGTATATTTTGAGTTTACTTTCTCTAATTAAAAAAGAGACTGCCCGCTAGACAGTCTCCCCATTTATTGTCCATGAAAGTTGTTCATATCCCGATTGTAATGATGAGTCTGCTGTTCTGCTTTTATTGCTGCAGCTTTAGGATCAGAGTAATAAACATTTCACTTTCTTCTTCGCTTCGTTCTTAAATCTCTGATCCATCAATCAGGATCAGCTCCAGAAAACCATACTTTTTTCACTAGAGACAAAATTATCAAGGGTTCACACGGTGTCTTAAAACGGCTGGTTACTGTTTAACTTCTTCCTCTTCCGCTTTTTCAATTAAAGTTGCTTCGTATATTTCTTCATCCGTCTGCACTTTAATACTTTCTTCCACACGAATTCTTCCTTTACCCATTTTATCTCCTCCTTTATTGATATCATAATTAATCTGAAAATTTAGTAAATAATGATTTATCCCCATTTATTTGACTTTATTTTTAATCGCAGCTAGGTTAAGGGCAAAATACATCGTTCTTTTAAGGGAGATTTTCGACTCTCGTAATGGAAAGAGTCCGGCGCGACACGATTTAACAATCTACAGAGAATTCGGGTCTTTTTACTTAGCTGCCAGTGTAAATTTTTTTGTTATTCTGCAGTATTTTTGAAAACTATGTCTTTTAATGGATGCTCTTCTTTTTAAAGCGGCCGCCTCTTACTTCCGTAATATTGGCAACAGCTAAAAAAGCAGAAGGATCTAATTCCTCTACAATTGATTTTAACTTCGCTTCTTCCAGTCTTGTAATCACACAAAAAATGACCTTTTTATTATCGCCAGTATACGCTCCTTCGCCGTTCAAGTACGTAACTCCGCGGCCGAGGCGGGCTAAGATTGCCTGACCCACCTCATCCGGATTCTCGCTTATAATCCATGCCGATTTCGATTCATCAAGTCCCTGTACGACCACGTCAATCGTTTTATAAGCAATGAAATAAGCAATAAGAGAATACATTGCACGGTCCCAGCCAAATACAAAACCGGCACTTCCTAAAATAAACAGGTTAAAAAACATGATAATCTCCCCGACGGAAAAAGGAGATTGCTTATTAAATAAAATCGCCAGAACTTCTGTACCGTCAAGTGATCCTCCGTACCTGATGACCAGACCGACTCCGATGCCAAGTATAATTCCGCCAAACACAGATGCAAGCAAGAGATCCTCCGTCAAAACAGGAACAGGATGAAGCAAAGCCGTCGTAAAAGACATAACTCCTACACCTAACAAAGTGGAAAGAGCAAACGTCTTTCCAATCTGGTTATACCCAATGAAGAAAAAGGGCACATTCAGAAAAAACAAGTAAATACCAAGCTTAACTTTCGTCAGATGAGAAAGGATAATAGAAATTCCCACAATCCCGCCATCTATCACACGATTAGGGACGAGGAAAATTTCCAGACCTATTGCCATCAAGACTGCACCGAAACAAATCAGCACCATGCGTTTGCCAATTTCAGCCTTTGGCAGCTTTTTGTGCTGTTTGATGACGGACATTTGATGGGGCTCCATTTATCCTCCTCCTTTTAGTCACTCTTTTTCATTTAGTTTATCAGATAAGGATCCGACGAAAAAGTCCGGGTTTGACTTTTTTGGATGAGCCGTTCTGACCGGGGATTAGGCGCTGGAGCTGGACATCAATGCGCAATTTTTTCCTTTCCTATAACTAAATATAGGTGCAGACTATCGCTGAAATGACTGATTACAAAAAAAACACCCTTATTCAGGGTGGTTGACACTAACTCTAAACTGATATTTTGTGATAAAATAAATAGTAAGAAAATTCAGACGGTGATGCGAATGAAAATGATTAATATTTGTGTAAAATGCAGCGGAAAAGGAAAGATCAGGTCAAAGCTTCCATTTTTCAAAAAAGCCTGCCCAGCCTGCAACGGGACGGGAAAGCGCGAAACAACCATTAAGAATTCGAAACGCGCCTGACCTTCTCTTTCTTTCCTTTATTCCTGCCATTTGCCCATTGCTTTTTTATTAGTTGCAATGACTGCTTTTTTTATCAAGTCGTCAAACCCGCCTTCTTGAAGGACTTTCATTCCCTCAGCTGTAGCTCCTCCCGGTGTTGTCACTTGCTCTCTAAGTTCTTTTGGCGCAAGCTTTGCTTTCAGCATAGAAGATGAGCCAGCCATCATCTGCGAGACAAGCCTGACAGCCGTTTCATGCGAGACGCCGTAGGACTCAGCCTGCTCAATCAGACTCTCAGAAAATGCATATAGAAAGGCTGGGGCGCTTCCGGTTATCGCTGTTAATTGATGAACCTGTTCTTCTGTACACTCCTCAGCTTCTCCAATGGCATCGAGCACTTGCTTCAGCATGCTTTTATGATTATCAAGAACAGCCTTTCCATATGAAACAAGTGACATGGATTGGCCAATTTCTGATGCAGTATTAGGGATTACCCATGCAGCCGGCGTATTCTCAGGCAGATGCTCTTCCAGGAAAGAAGGCCCGATCCCGGCAGCTATTGTGACAACGAAATGATGATGAATGAAAGGCTTCATATCCTGCAATAAACTCAAATGAACCTCTGGCGGCATTGCAAGAACAACCATATCCGCTTTTTCAATATCTTCCCTCCAATTTAAAGAAGGGATTATCTGATACTTTTTCTGAAGGTAAATCAGCTTTTCCTTATTCCTATGATTCGAAACGTAAATGTCTTTTACGTTTGGAGATTGTACAAGTCCAGATAAGATGGATTCCGCCATTCGGCCTGCCCCAATAAATAAAATCGTGCTTTTTTTCAATAAACTTCTTCCTCTCTTTATCATCTATCGTTATTTTATCAAACTTGAGAACACAAAAAAACCGGTGTCTTAACACCGGCTCCTAGCTGTACTGCTTTGTTTTTTCAAATGCATCCTGCTTAGCGCCTTCCACATAAATGGTGCGGCTTGGGAATGCAAAACCTACGCCCTCTTCTTCAAGGATCGCCATGATCTTATAATTAATATCCTGCTTCACACTTAAATGATCTGCATAGGCCGTTGTTTTCGTGAAGAAGTTTAAGAAAATATCAAGGCTGCTTTCTCCAAAAGCATTAAAGATGACATTGATTGTGTCATCATGAATCCCATCGTGCTCAGACAGCATATGTTCAATTCTCTTCACGCATGTTTTAAGCTGAGATTCTGTTGTGTCATATGTCACTCCAATAGTAAATTGGATTTGCCTTTTCCCCATTTTCGTCCAGTTTGTAATGGGTTCATTGGCAAGAGTGGAGTTTGGCACGGTTACAAGCGCCTGAGGAAATGTCCGGATTCTCGTGCTTCTGAATGAGATATCCTCTACAACCCCTTCAACGCTTGGCGTCTTAATCCAGTCGCCTAGCGTAAACGGCTTTTCTGTAATGATAATAATTCCGCCAAAAAAGTTGCCGATCGTTTCTTTCGCTGCAAGGGCAAATGCAAGGCCTCCAAGTCCGAGCCCTGCCACAAAACCATTTACATCATATTTAAATTCCTGAGCAATGATGCTGAAAGTCAGCGCAAGAATAAGAAATCGCATAACCTTGGATAAAAAGGGGCCAAGAATATCATCCATCTCAAGATCAAAACGGCGATTCACTTTGTCAAATAAAAGCGAGGAAGATGCCGTTAGATTGTAAAGACCCCATGCAAGCGTCAGCACAATGGAAGAACGATAAAATTGACTAAGAACGTCCCTTTGGTTATCTAAAAAAGGCGAATACAGAATGGCCAAATATAAACCGATCAGGATAAAAAACATGCGCAGCGGTTTTTCATAGGCAACCAGGACATTCCTGAAAATATCAGTCGGTGTTTTGTTGCTGAACTTCAAAATCATTTTGAATACGTATTTCGTAAAAAGTTTTCGAAGGACCATAAACAGCACGAAAATCCCTATGCTTACAGCAATTTCAATTAAACTTTCCGTTGTCATATATTTTTCAATCATGGACTTCTCTCCTTACTCTGTATACCTTATGTATTTACAAAATACTATTATACTAAACTATTCGAAAACCTCATCGTCTTTTGGTCCCTATTATTTTATAAAAACTGGTAACTTTGAGGGTATTTCCTTCGTCTTTCCTGTAACAAAACAAATTGAAGGGCGGCAGAAAAATGCATGACCACGTTATTTACCAAAATGAAACCTATACTATTTTTCATAAATATGAAAGCGGATATTGTGAGATTTTAAAAACAAGAGGCTATTCACGCGTCATTCTTGTACATGAATCTGAGCTCCATTATAAAGATAACTCGTAAATTTACATTCTCAGTTCAACTTTCTGGATTTTTACAGGAGATTCTGATACCGTTATCATTAAATCAATCCCGGGAGAGGTCTTAAATATGTCACTAAATACGTGGTTCGCTAAAGGATTAACTGCACAGGAATATATCGAAAAAATGAATGTAAATAAAGAAGAAATGAACGCAATCTACCAGAAGTTTTCATTAGATGAAGACGATGTATCCATTCTTGAGAGCATCCGCAATCAATCCCTTCGCGTCATTGTTCTGACAGAGGACTGGTGCGGGGATGCTATGCTGAACAACCCCATTCTATTAAAAATTGCAGAAGAGGCAGGAATGGACGTCCGCTTTTTGCTGCGCGACTCTAACTTGGAGCTAATGGATCAATATTTAACAAACGGTACATCACGTGCAATCCCCATCTTTATTTTCATCGATCAAGAAGGAAACGAAAAAGCTGTCTGGGGACCCCGCGCTCCAAAAATCCAGCAGCTCGTTGACCGTTTAAGAAAACCGCTGCCGGATAAAGAGGACCCTGAATTCAAAGCAAAGCAATCAGAAATGATTCAAACATTAACAGCATCCTATAAAGAAGACGAATCGCTGTGGAAAGAAGTTTCATACAGCATTATTACCACGCTTAAGAAGAAGAGATTACACGTTTAATCAGAAAAACTGCATATAAGATACAAATCTGACTTCAACACTTGAATCTTGTGTTCAATCTAAAAAAAGCAGTTGCCTCTAGGAGGTGACTGCTTTTTTAATAATGCTCACTTCAAGACCCATTTCAACGTTGCCTTTAATCGCACGGCTGATCATACAGGAGCTCTCTGCCCGCTCTGCAAGCTTTCTTGCAAGCTCTTCATCATTGACAGTTGCTGTGCTTTTTAACACAATGACAGGCCGATGAATGATTTTTTTATACGTAATCACACCTTTAGTTACATCGACCATTCCCTCTGATGTCATGGTAAGGTCTTCTTTGTCCAATCGACTGCGCTCCATCATAGCTGCAAGTGTGATGATATAGCAGGTTGCAGCAGCTCCAAGGAGCATTTCGTCAGGGTTTGTTCCAACACCAGGACCTTCCATCTCCGGCGGAATCGACACCTGTGTCTTTAAATTCCCGCTTTCGATTTCTCCGACGTCGTTTCTAAGGCCAGGCCAATGTGCTTTTAAATGAAAAGAATGTTCCGGCATGAGAATCCCTCCTTTACTTTAGTATATCCTCGTTAGAAAGTTGTCTTATGATCGGCATACTTAATTAACTCACAGCAACATTCGCCATGAAAGCAAGATAAGCAGAAACAATGAATAATACCGCAAATGCACAAGCAGCATATGCATTTCTTTTTTTAATGAAACTGATCACGATCATGCCAAGAAAAAGGGCTGCAAAAACAAAAAGCAGCATTCCATTCAGTGAGTATGCAAATCCGATTTCAATTGGCGCCTCGATCTTTAAGCCCTTAATGAATTCAAATAAAGGCGAAGCACCGTCTGAACGAAGTGTTGTGTTGACATCATGCGGCGGAGCCTGTGTTCCTAATACTCCTGTTAGGAAGAAAATGATCATGACGACAATGCTCTCGGCTCTTACCCAGACAAGAGTCTGGATATGACCTGTTCTTTTGCCTACAAAGCCATTCAAAAAAGCAAATAACAGCAGCGGGACTATACTTATATGTTTTAATAGAATTACTTGTCCATAAGATAAGCTCCATGAATGGACGTAATCATTCAGATCAACGACAAATGTCATGACGATCAACCCGCTTGCAGTCAAAACTGTCATACATACGAGCGCAAACGGCGTAAACCAGCTCAGTAAAGCCTGCCAATTCGATGTTTTTTTTGAAAACCAAGCTGTATGAAGCAATACTCCCGTCCACAATGTGACGGAAAGAAAATGAATGCTGTGAAATGCGATCCCCGGCCAGAAGGATAATGATGCAGCATGGCTTGCATATCCCAAAGCTACAATCATGAAAAGTAAAAGTACACCCTGAAAATATTTAGAACCATCCAAATAAATGGCAATCCATAGACATGCTGCGGCGGCTGCC
Proteins encoded in this region:
- the dat gene encoding D-amino-acid transaminase codes for the protein MYILLNGEFKQKNEVSIDFEDRGYQFGDGVYEVIRVYNGSFFAMKEHMERFVRSAKEIKIVLQNTAEELTVMLNELLRKNQVQNGAVYMQITRGVTGRKHLFPGQDVKPQIVAYPIPCSKPAAEQEKGIKLHLMEDVRWLRCDIKSLNLLGNVLAKQEAFENGAYEALLHRGEHITEGSSSNFYGIRNGVIYTHPANNLILNGITRMKVVELCEKNGLTLIEEMIEADDLVNLDEAFITSTTSEVIPVTEINSLKVGEGVPGPVTRELQRLFEEMIIG
- a CDS encoding ribonucleoside-diphosphate reductase subunit alpha, producing MATTMATIIFNELTLEKSPFSEIRIKNFIDEIGHDFKELDLDDYSTRIIQSIEGRSEYTTSQISNLLILEGLSNISELEPQWTYFCARIYLRKLYKEAAFNRNQHNGYDSFLNLIKTLTDKGIYSPHLLNAYSHEEIESLSSIIQPEKDKLFTYIGLRTLSDRYLARDFDKKVFELPQERYLVIAMTLMANEKTEHRLQLVKEAYWALSNLYMTVATPTLSNAGKPVGQLSSCFIDTVDDSLQGIFDSNTDIANLSKSGGGIGVYLGKIRSRGSDIKGFKGVSSGVIPWMKQLNNTAVSVDQLGQRKGAIAVYLDVWHKDIFSFLDSKLNNGDERLRTHDLFTGVCLPDLFMEQAENRGDWHLFDPHEVRKVMGYSLEDFYDEGKGFGSFRDKYWECVNHPDLSKQTVPAIEIMKGIMKGQLESGTPFMFYRDEVNRSNPNSHKGMVYCSNLCTEITQNQSATTMDEQFTEDGKIITVKTPGDFVVCNLSSINLARAAGDEVLERLITIQVRMLDNVIDLNDIPVMQAKLTNQKYRAVGLGTFGWHHLLALKRLKWEDEEAVQYADKLYEEIAFYTIQASMKLAAEKGAYPVFEGSKWHTGEYFESRDYTSENMPWDELKQQVMEKGLRNGYLMAVAPNASTSILAGSTASIDPIFQKMYSEEKKDYKIPVTAPDLNAETTWYYKSAYFIDQMWSIRQNAARQKHIDQSVSFNFYVQNTIKAKELLNLHLSAWKAGLKTTYYVRSTSSAIEDCESCAS
- a CDS encoding ribonucleotide-diphosphate reductase subunit beta — protein: MTHSLKARSIMDAGAPNKSTAIINGSSSNVLNWDDVSYPWAYAKYKKMLANFWTPFEINMSGDIKQFPQLSQEEQDAFLKIIGLLALLDSIQTDYAGKVSEYITDSSINALMIMLAQQEVIHNHSYSYVLSSIVPKHVQDEVFEYWRSEPILRKRNEFVTNGYQDFAEDPNVSNLLKSIVYDVILEGLFFYSGFAYFYNLARNQKMVATSTMINYINRDEQIHVDLFVKIFKEVLREYPEYHTEELAAFVKETFMEAAALEIEWGRFIIGNKIDGIHMKDVEDYIKFYANVRCNQLGFDRPFEENRTNPLKWIKAYEEVDLGKSDFFEQKSRQYTKVNSIDNGFDDL
- a CDS encoding YhdX family protein, whose product is MGKGRIRVEESIKVQTDEEIYEATLIEKAEEEEVKQ
- a CDS encoding YitT family protein, whose translation is MEPHQMSVIKQHKKLPKAEIGKRMVLICFGAVLMAIGLEIFLVPNRVIDGGIVGISIILSHLTKVKLGIYLFFLNVPFFFIGYNQIGKTFALSTLLGVGVMSFTTALLHPVPVLTEDLLLASVFGGIILGIGVGLVIRYGGSLDGTEVLAILFNKQSPFSVGEIIMFFNLFILGSAGFVFGWDRAMYSLIAYFIAYKTIDVVVQGLDESKSAWIISENPDEVGQAILARLGRGVTYLNGEGAYTGDNKKVIFCVITRLEEAKLKSIVEELDPSAFLAVANITEVRGGRFKKKSIH
- the proC gene encoding pyrroline-5-carboxylate reductase translates to MIKRGRSLLKKSTILFIGAGRMAESILSGLVQSPNVKDIYVSNHRNKEKLIYLQKKYQIIPSLNWREDIEKADMVVLAMPPEVHLSLLQDMKPFIHHHFVVTIAAGIGPSFLEEHLPENTPAAWVIPNTASEIGQSMSLVSYGKAVLDNHKSMLKQVLDAIGEAEECTEEQVHQLTAITGSAPAFLYAFSESLIEQAESYGVSHETAVRLVSQMMAGSSSMLKAKLAPKELREQVTTPGGATAEGMKVLQEGGFDDLIKKAVIATNKKAMGKWQE
- a CDS encoding mechanosensitive ion channel family protein, coding for MIEKYMTTESLIEIAVSIGIFVLFMVLRKLFTKYVFKMILKFSNKTPTDIFRNVLVAYEKPLRMFFILIGLYLAILYSPFLDNQRDVLSQFYRSSIVLTLAWGLYNLTASSSLLFDKVNRRFDLEMDDILGPFLSKVMRFLILALTFSIIAQEFKYDVNGFVAGLGLGGLAFALAAKETIGNFFGGIIIITEKPFTLGDWIKTPSVEGVVEDISFRSTRIRTFPQALVTVPNSTLANEPITNWTKMGKRQIQFTIGVTYDTTESQLKTCVKRIEHMLSEHDGIHDDTINVIFNAFGESSLDIFLNFFTKTTAYADHLSVKQDINYKIMAILEEEGVGFAFPSRTIYVEGAKQDAFEKTKQYS
- a CDS encoding thioredoxin family protein is translated as MSLNTWFAKGLTAQEYIEKMNVNKEEMNAIYQKFSLDEDDVSILESIRNQSLRVIVLTEDWCGDAMLNNPILLKIAEEAGMDVRFLLRDSNLELMDQYLTNGTSRAIPIFIFIDQEGNEKAVWGPRAPKIQQLVDRLRKPLPDKEDPEFKAKQSEMIQTLTASYKEDESLWKEVSYSIITTLKKKRLHV
- a CDS encoding OsmC family protein; its protein translation is MPEHSFHLKAHWPGLRNDVGEIESGNLKTQVSIPPEMEGPGVGTNPDEMLLGAAATCYIITLAAMMERSRLDKEDLTMTSEGMVDVTKGVITYKKIIHRPVIVLKSTATVNDEELARKLAERAESSCMISRAIKGNVEMGLEVSIIKKAVTS
- a CDS encoding copper resistance D family protein, which encodes MAYLIPIGEGITYVLFSFLIGHVVLQFVKKDKKPDIRIPKPFLLLTVLLIVVFSFLPVLKIILSFYHMAGLSQTIQSVLADFQAGQSWLMTAAAAACLWIAIYLDGSKYFQGVLLLFMIVALGYASHAASLSFWPGIAFHSIHFLSVTLWTGVLLHTAWFSKKTSNWQALLSWFTPFALVCMTVLTASGLIVMTFVVDLNDYVHSWSLSYGQVILLKHISIVPLLLFAFLNGFVGKRTGHIQTLVWVRAESIVVMIIFFLTGVLGTQAPPHDVNTTLRSDGASPLFEFIKGLKIEAPIEIGFAYSLNGMLLFVFAALFLGMIVISFIKKRNAYAACAFAVLFIVSAYLAFMANVAVS